In the Pseudomonas sp. DTU_2021_1001937_2_SI_NGA_ILE_001 genome, one interval contains:
- a CDS encoding IS110 family transposase: protein MTAYAGIDVAKDTLQIALYPQSNSFCTTNTSEGIHQLIQWLSDNRVEQVLVEATGGYERLSVKLLAKARFKVMRINPLRARQFALAMGKQAKTDSIDAQMLAMFAHALRKKEFVVADEARDKLTELVNQRDAFVQQRDDNRRRIQQAQEPEVQQAYRELNAKIQEMIKAADRRIAAQTRQVDGALVDRLQAIKGIGAVSISSLFCYLPELGDLSRGQVAALAGVAPYNNDSGTKRGNRHIYGGRAKLRRAMYMSTLVMVRYNEDFKNRYAQLRARGKCAKVALTACMRVLLVRLNAMVRDGAPWREGAI, encoded by the coding sequence ATGACCGCCTACGCCGGAATCGATGTCGCCAAAGATACCCTGCAGATTGCGCTGTATCCCCAGAGCAATAGCTTCTGCACCACCAACACCTCTGAAGGAATCCACCAGCTTATCCAATGGTTGAGTGATAACCGGGTCGAGCAGGTACTGGTTGAGGCCACAGGCGGCTATGAAAGGTTATCGGTCAAACTCCTGGCCAAGGCCAGATTCAAGGTCATGCGTATCAATCCGCTGCGTGCTCGCCAGTTCGCTCTGGCCATGGGCAAGCAAGCCAAAACCGACTCGATCGATGCGCAGATGCTGGCCATGTTCGCCCATGCCTTGCGAAAGAAAGAGTTTGTGGTGGCCGATGAAGCGCGCGATAAGTTGACCGAACTGGTGAACCAGCGTGACGCCTTCGTTCAGCAGCGTGATGACAACCGTCGCCGTATTCAACAAGCGCAAGAACCTGAAGTGCAGCAGGCCTATCGGGAGCTCAATGCCAAAATCCAAGAGATGATCAAGGCAGCAGACCGACGCATTGCTGCACAGACTCGACAGGTCGATGGGGCCTTGGTGGACCGCCTGCAAGCGATCAAAGGCATCGGCGCGGTGTCGATCTCCAGCCTGTTTTGCTATCTGCCCGAGCTGGGGGATCTGAGTCGTGGACAGGTGGCGGCCTTGGCAGGAGTGGCGCCTTACAACAACGACAGTGGGACTAAGCGCGGTAACCGGCACATTTACGGCGGACGCGCGAAGCTACGCCGTGCGATGTACATGAGTACCTTGGTGATGGTCCGTTACAACGAGGACTTCAAGAACCGATACGCTCAACTTCGCGCCCGAGGTAAGTGCGCGAAGGTGGCGCTGACGGCGTGCATGCGAGTCCTGCTGGTGAGGTTAAACGCCATGGTGCGAGATGGTGCACCATGGCGAGAGGGTGCAATTTGA
- a CDS encoding LysR substrate-binding domain-containing protein: MNRNELRKADINLMVVFETLMQERNVTRAAEKLFLGQPTISAALNRLRNLLDDPLFVRVGHRMEPTARAHEILRHLTPALDAMSTALSLTREFDPAVSTLTFRIGLSDDVEFSLLPAMMRALREEAPGIVLVVKHADYWNISDLLMSGEITVGVCLTRDLPANAKRKRLRNCQPRVVRADAAQTPMTLDEYCSRPHVVVSHVASVSSFADEWLEAIGRKRQVVMSIPRFTSLPALLAGTDLIANLSDYAAEAMSRMGLLKDEPLPFETPGLDLSMTWLSVMDSDPAERWLRERIEAFMGEQRDKP; this comes from the coding sequence ATGAATCGTAACGAGCTGCGCAAGGCGGACATCAACCTGATGGTGGTGTTCGAGACCCTGATGCAGGAACGCAACGTCACCCGAGCGGCGGAAAAGCTGTTTCTCGGCCAGCCGACCATCAGTGCAGCGCTGAACCGGCTGCGCAATCTGCTCGACGATCCACTGTTCGTGCGCGTGGGGCATCGCATGGAACCCACGGCGCGGGCCCACGAGATTCTCCGCCACCTGACCCCGGCCCTGGACGCGATGTCCACCGCGCTGAGCCTGACCCGCGAGTTCGACCCGGCGGTGAGCACCCTGACCTTCCGTATCGGGCTGTCCGACGACGTGGAGTTCAGCCTGCTGCCGGCCATGATGCGCGCCCTGCGCGAGGAGGCGCCGGGTATCGTGCTGGTGGTCAAGCATGCCGATTACTGGAATATCTCCGACCTGCTGATGTCCGGGGAAATCACCGTGGGCGTGTGCCTGACCCGCGACCTGCCAGCCAACGCCAAGCGCAAGCGCCTGCGCAACTGCCAGCCACGGGTGGTGCGCGCCGACGCCGCGCAAACACCGATGACCCTCGACGAATACTGCTCGCGCCCGCACGTGGTGGTGTCCCACGTGGCCAGCGTCAGCAGCTTCGCCGATGAATGGCTGGAGGCCATCGGCCGCAAGCGCCAGGTGGTGATGTCGATACCACGCTTCACCTCCCTGCCTGCACTGCTGGCCGGCACCGACCTGATCGCCAACCTCTCGGACTACGCCGCCGAGGCCATGAGCCGCATGGGCTTGCTCAAGGACGAACCCCTGCCCTTCGAGACACCCGGGCTGGACCTGTCGATGACCTGGTTGAGCGTGATGGACAGCGACCCGGCCGAGCGTTGGCTGCGCGAGCGGATCGAGGCGTTCATGGGTGAACAGCGAGACAAACCCTGA
- a CDS encoding FMN-binding glutamate synthase family protein has product MSLSLLSRYAFFVGCVLFTLATLPFAHQHEWLWPLTLVFGLLSLLGVFDLLQSRHAVRRNYPILGNIRYLIEGIRPEIRQYLLEADGEALPFSRAQRALVYSRAKNEPSDKPFGTLMNVYQTGYEFISHSMRPAPLSDPASFRVEIGGPQCTQPYSASVFNISAMSFGSLSANAIRALNKGAKLGQFSHDTGEGSISPYHREHGGDLVWELGSGYFGCRTDDGHFDAQKFARQASDPQVKMIEIKLSQGAKPGHGGILPKHKVTQEIASTRGVPMGEDCISPSSHSAFSTPLGLMHFIAQLRELSGGKPVGFKLCLGHPWEFMGIAKAMLETGILPDFIVIDGAEGGTGAAPVEFTDHLGVPMREGLLFVHNTLVGINLRDKIKLGASGKIISAFDIASVLAIGADWGNAARGFMFAIGCIQSQSCHTNKCPTGVATQDPLRQRALVVEDKATRVYNFHRSTLHALAEMLAAAGLSHPSQLTARHLVRRMSATEVKLFSQLHVFLKPGELLSGDVAGEFYARMWRAARSDSFDPMPADETAMEPTVIGQARA; this is encoded by the coding sequence ATGAGCTTGTCCCTGCTGAGTCGCTACGCGTTCTTCGTTGGCTGCGTGCTGTTCACCCTGGCAACCCTGCCATTCGCCCATCAGCATGAATGGCTATGGCCATTGACCCTGGTGTTCGGGCTGCTCAGCCTGCTGGGTGTTTTCGACCTGCTGCAATCGCGCCATGCCGTGCGCCGCAACTACCCCATTCTGGGCAACATTCGCTACCTGATCGAAGGCATTCGCCCGGAAATTCGCCAGTACTTGCTGGAAGCCGACGGTGAAGCCTTGCCCTTTTCCCGAGCCCAGCGCGCCCTGGTGTATTCCCGAGCCAAGAACGAGCCTTCGGACAAGCCGTTCGGCACCTTGATGAACGTCTACCAGACCGGCTACGAGTTCATCAGCCACTCCATGCGCCCCGCGCCGCTGTCGGACCCGGCCAGCTTTCGGGTAGAGATCGGAGGGCCGCAATGCACGCAACCCTACTCGGCTTCGGTGTTCAACATCTCGGCGATGAGCTTCGGTTCGCTTAGCGCCAACGCCATCCGCGCCCTGAACAAGGGCGCCAAACTGGGCCAGTTCTCTCACGACACGGGGGAGGGCAGCATCAGCCCTTACCACCGGGAGCATGGCGGGGACCTGGTCTGGGAGCTGGGTAGCGGCTATTTCGGCTGTCGCACCGACGACGGTCATTTCGACGCCCAGAAGTTCGCTCGGCAGGCCAGCGACCCGCAGGTGAAGATGATCGAGATCAAGCTCAGCCAGGGTGCCAAACCCGGCCATGGCGGTATCCTGCCCAAGCACAAGGTCACCCAGGAAATCGCCAGCACCCGTGGCGTGCCGATGGGCGAAGATTGCATCTCGCCTTCCAGCCACAGCGCCTTCTCCACACCCCTGGGACTGATGCACTTCATCGCCCAGCTGCGCGAGTTGTCCGGCGGCAAGCCGGTCGGGTTCAAGCTGTGCCTGGGCCACCCGTGGGAATTCATGGGCATCGCCAAAGCCATGCTGGAAACCGGGATACTGCCTGACTTCATCGTCATCGATGGTGCGGAAGGTGGCACCGGTGCGGCACCGGTGGAGTTCACCGACCACCTTGGTGTACCGATGCGCGAGGGCCTGTTGTTCGTGCACAACACTCTGGTGGGCATCAACCTGCGCGACAAGATCAAGCTGGGCGCCAGTGGCAAGATCATCAGCGCTTTCGATATCGCCAGTGTCCTGGCCATCGGCGCAGACTGGGGTAATGCTGCCCGTGGCTTCATGTTCGCCATCGGCTGCATCCAGTCGCAGTCTTGCCATACCAACAAATGTCCGACCGGCGTCGCCACCCAGGACCCACTGCGCCAGCGCGCCCTGGTGGTCGAAGACAAGGCCACCCGCGTCTACAACTTCCACCGCAGCACCTTGCATGCCCTGGCCGAAATGCTCGCCGCCGCCGGCCTGAGCCACCCCTCGCAACTCACCGCCCGCCACCTGGTGCGGCGTATGTCCGCCACCGAAGTGAAACTGTTCTCCCAGCTGCACGTGTTCCTCAAGCCAGGCGAACTGCTCAGCGGCGATGTGGCCGGAGAGTTCTACGCCCGCATGTGGCGTGCGGCACGGTCCGACAGCTTCGACCCGATGCCGGCGGATGAAACGGCGATGGAGCCGACGGTGATTGGGCAGGCGAGAGCGTAA
- a CDS encoding alpha/beta hydrolase, producing the protein MQVAKIATLALSIALPGLAQAATPSYGERLEGFAYPYPLKSFAFESQNQKLEMGYMDVAPNGKANGRTAVLMHGKNFCGATWVATIKTLSEAGYRVIAPDQIGFCTSSKPAHYQYSFQQLALNTHALLDSLGVDKVSLVGHSTGGMLATRFALMYPQQTDKLVMVNPIGLEDWKAEGVPYRSVDQWYQRELKVSAEGIRQYEQKTYYDGRWKPEYDQWVNMLAGLFNGPGKQAVAWNSALIYDMIFTQPVFYEFPNLKVPTLLMIGDRDTTAIGSDIAPPEVKERIGQYAQLGKDTAKRIPGAELVEFKGLGHAPQMEEPERFHKALLEGLQLK; encoded by the coding sequence ATGCAGGTTGCAAAGATCGCCACCCTGGCATTGTCCATCGCCTTGCCGGGCCTGGCCCAGGCCGCCACGCCGAGCTACGGCGAGCGTCTGGAGGGCTTTGCCTATCCCTATCCGCTCAAGTCGTTCGCCTTCGAGTCGCAGAACCAGAAACTGGAAATGGGCTACATGGACGTCGCACCCAACGGCAAGGCCAACGGGCGCACGGCAGTGCTGATGCACGGCAAGAACTTCTGTGGCGCCACCTGGGTGGCGACCATCAAGACCCTCAGCGAAGCCGGCTACCGGGTCATTGCCCCGGACCAGATCGGTTTCTGCACCTCCAGCAAGCCCGCGCATTACCAGTACAGCTTCCAGCAGCTGGCGCTCAACACCCATGCGCTGCTCGACAGCCTGGGCGTCGACAAGGTGTCGCTGGTCGGTCATTCCACCGGCGGCATGCTCGCCACCCGTTTCGCCCTGATGTACCCGCAGCAGACTGACAAGTTGGTGATGGTCAACCCCATCGGCCTGGAGGACTGGAAAGCCGAAGGCGTACCGTACCGCAGCGTTGACCAGTGGTACCAGCGGGAGCTGAAGGTGAGCGCCGAGGGCATCCGCCAGTATGAACAGAAGACCTATTACGATGGGCGCTGGAAGCCCGAGTACGACCAGTGGGTGAACATGCTCGCCGGCCTGTTCAACGGCCCCGGCAAGCAGGCCGTGGCGTGGAATTCGGCGTTGATCTACGACATGATCTTCACCCAGCCGGTGTTCTACGAGTTCCCCAACCTCAAGGTGCCGACCCTGCTGATGATCGGCGACCGCGACACCACCGCCATTGGCAGCGACATCGCCCCGCCTGAGGTCAAGGAACGCATCGGCCAGTACGCGCAATTGGGCAAGGACACCGCCAAGCGCATTCCGGGTGCCGAGCTGGTCGAGTTCAAGGGCCTGGGTCACGCGCCGCAGATGGAAGAGCCCGAGCGCTTCCACAAGGCGTTGCTGGAGGGCCTGCAGTTGAAATAA